One window from the genome of Pungitius pungitius chromosome 14, fPunPun2.1, whole genome shotgun sequence encodes:
- the foxa1 gene encoding hepatocyte nuclear factor 3-alpha: MLGPVKMEGHEAPDWSGYYSEEVYSPMAGGGMGSGLGMGSMSGYMCGSGTTSGSFNMSYGGTGMSPPPVGGMGGPAPVAMSGLGGGVASMGGTLSPSSMTSAQQASMGLNPYGALSPAMSPGAAYGGGGLNRGRDNKAFRRSYPHAKPPYSYISLITMAIQQAPSKMLTLSEIYQWIMDLFPYYRQNQQRWQNSIRHSLSFNDCFVKVSRSPDKPGKGSYWTLHPDSGNMFENGCYLRRQKRFKCDKRPQSKSDGRKEPSEGASPCKDKPPGLLDPSLLPSSSQASTPPGLDLRGCGPLDSKVSGSQLLSSLSLPPHSMAHESQLHLKGDPHYSFNHPFSINNLMSSSEQQHKLDLKAYEALQYSSYGAGGGRAVEPLEASYYQGVYPRPLLNTS; the protein is encoded by the coding sequence GTCTACTCTCCGATGGCGGGCGGTGGGATGGGTTCTGGTCTCGGGATGGGATCCATGTCAGGCTACATGTGTGGCAGCGGAACCACCTCCGGCTCCTTCAACATGTCGTACGGCGGGACTggcatgagcccccccccagtggggGGGATGGGTGGCCCGGCTCCAGTGGCCATGTCAGGtctgggggggggcgtggcctcaaTGGGCGGGACCTTGAGCCCGTCCAGTATGACATCGGCCCAGCAGGCTTCCATGGGCCTGAACCCGTACGGTGCTTTAAGTCCTGCCATGAGCCCCGGCGCGGCGTATGGCGGCGGCGGTTTAAACAGAGGCCGTGACAACAAGGCCTTCAGGAGGAGCTACCCGCACGCCAAGCCCCCCTACTCCTACATCTCCCTCATCACCATGGCGATCCAACAGGCGCCCAGTAAGATGCTCACACTAAGCGAGATCTACCAGTGGATCATGGACCTGTTCCCATACTACCGGCAGAACCAACAGCGCTGGCAGAACTCCATCCGGCACTCGCTCTCCTTCAACGACTGCTTCGTCAAGGTGTCCCGCTCGCCCGACAAGCCGGGGAAGGGGTCCTACTGGACCCTGCACCCAGACTCCGGCAACATGTTCGAGAACGGCTGCTACCTGCGGCGCCAAAAAAGGTTCAAGTGCGACAAAAGGCCTCAGAGTAAGTCCGACGGCAGGAAGGAGCCGAGCGAGGGGGCGTCGCCATGCAAGGACAAGCCCCCAGGGCTGCTGGACCCCTCCTTGCTGCCCTCCTCCAGCCAGGCCTCCACGCCTCCCGGCCTGGACCTGCGGGGGTGTGGGCCGTTGGACTCCAAGGTGTCTGGCTCCCAACTGTTGTCCTCCCTGTCATTGCCCCCCCATTCCATGGCGCACGAGTCCCAGCTGCACCTGAAGGGAGACCCCCACTACTCCTTCAACCACCCCTTCTCCATCAATAACTTGATGTCATCCTCagagcagcagcacaaactGGACCTGAAGGCCTACGAGGCGCTGCAGTACTCCTCctatggggcggggggggggcgggccgtGGAGCCGCTAGAGGCCTCTTACTACCAGGGGGTCTACCCCAGACCACTCCTCAACACCTCCTAG
- the mipol1 gene encoding mirror-image polydactyly gene 1 protein gives MVTKYSPCCSADIYTKAGNRKQEEIWDSSTESDNPRLNEELRQRLPSPATPQLPHRSETSLSLECTGWTEGPQSLPESVPPVSPLSHRRSVSPSTFIPPGGKRKMELDLSPSQGPSPRAESCGDSTEGGGASRGPGCPPLRRHLVSSDDSFHQDVMLGPITASDPPLTSERDKNISALLTELESLRETNKKLQEELVQKEKELQRREVEEELREELREAQRWERPAALMEEVLAAQKDRDQALMSRLLLANEERDEAFIRARQVQLAAERLDVSQEDLDKDTTEAEDVDQLLCCVCDADSVQKVQRFGSVLVQHLRLARQRRNEITTQEMKAVMKERDSAIAKEICFKRRRNPRRRSGGERTLHAGGFLHPPPPLLISQGLSHCCSRDFWCKQLEQDVIEERKEHARETELLRLQIQKGTEVELQVLKADRSFQDLFAPLPSDGGSPVGLLQPSHQGPALLLQVQQLSNEKQNMGAELQRCQDAEREASEKVLKLERLVEVLRKKVGTGSLRAVM, from the exons atggtaacgaaATACTCCCCGTGCTGTTCCGCTGATATTTACACTAAAG CTGGAAACCGGAAGCAGGAGGAGATCTGGGACAGTTCGACTGAATCTG ATAATCCCAGACTGAACGAGGAGCTGCGACAGCGTCTTCCCTCACCTGCAACGCCGCAGCTCCCTCACAG ATCTGAGACAAGCCTGAGTCTGGAATGTACTGGATGGACTGAGG GCCCACAGTCACTCCCAGAGTCAGTCCCTCCTGTCTCACCCCTCTCCCACAGGAGGTCTGTCTCACCCTCTACCTTCATACCTCCAGGAGGTAAAAGGAAGATGGAGCTGGACCTTTCCCCCAGCCAGGGCCCTTCTCCTCGGGCAGAGAGCTGTGGAGACAgcactgaaggaggaggagcctccAGAGGCcctggctgcccccccctcagaaGACACCTTGTCAGCTCTGATGACAG CTTTCATCAGGATGTAATGCTTGGTCCAATCACAGCGTCCGATCCGCCTCTGACTtctgaaagagacaaaaacatctCAGCGTTACTGACGGAGCTTGAAAGCCTCAGAGAGACCAACAAGAAG ctgcaggaggagctcgtccagaaggagaaggagctgcagaggagagaggtggaggaggagctgagggaggagctgagggaggCTCAACGTTGGGAGAGACCTGCAG CCCTAATGGAGGAGGTGTTGGCAGCTCAGAAGGACAGAGACCAAGCTCTGATGTCACGCCTCCTGCTGGCCAATGAGGAGCGAGATGAGGCTTTTATCCGTGCACGCCAAGTGCAGCTGGCTGCTga GCGCCTTGATGTCTCACAGGAGGATCTTGACAAGGACACAACAGAGGCAGAG GACGTGGACCAGCTCCTTTGCTGTGTTTGTGACGCTGACTCCGTCCAGAAGGTCCAACGGTTTGGTTCAGTTCTGGTTCAGCACTTACGGTTGGCAAGGCAACGGAGAAATGAAATCACCACTCAGGAGATGAAGGCTGTGATGAAGGAGAGGGACAGCGCAATTGCCAAG GAAATATGTTTCAAACGCCGCCGCAATCCTCGGAGGagaagtggaggagagagaacactACACGCTGGAGgattcctccaccccccccccccactgctcatCTCTCAGGGATTATCTCACTGCTGCAGCCGGGACTTCTGG TGTAAACAACTGGAACAGGATGTGATCGAAGAGAGAAAGGAGCATGCACGAGAG ACGGAGCTGCTGAGGCTTCAAATACAGAAGGGCACTGAGGTGGAGCTACAGGTGCTAAAAGCCGATCGAAG CTTTCAGGACCTCTTTGCCCCTCTTCCCAGTGATGGAGGCTCTCCAGTGGGTTTGTTGCAGCCATCTCATCAGGGTCCAGCCCTACTGCTCCAGGTGCAGCAGCTGTCCAACGAGAAGCAGAATATGGGGGCGGAGCTTCAGCGCTGTCAGGACGCAGAGCGAGAGGCCAGCGAGAAAGTCCTCAA gtTGGAGCGGCTGGTCGAGGTTCTGAGGAAGAAAGTCGGGACCGGAAGCCTCCGAGCCGTCATGTGA